The following are from one region of the Neurospora crassa OR74A linkage group III, whole genome shotgun sequence genome:
- a CDS encoding 50S ribosomal subunit L30: MSASSRGAALLRSQQRSICLQCRNQTRVLAPAGVTSAPRRFYSAEASATATATATATTTTTLPPPHPPVTTSTGTHAATSTSSQIYRIKSGVILTRPPLLTRDLTPFEESFYFYQKRLNERLTAPFRKDFYFKKDTAADLDWRIKLKERHGVPAKDIGRYNPRGRMAWNDEVLVGSQTSSRKHMVEKLLADAEMRVSEDGEEIPAEDRVPVEKPMPRRTEADEKGDVKRLDRALDKTLYLVVKKKADKEGEEAKWMFPTGVVPTDEGLHETAARILAESAGVNMNTWIVGRVPVAHHVVRPVFGQKDGALLKKGEKIFFLKGRIMAGQADLTDNLHDLVDFKWLTQEELRSTLAEEYFHSVKGMFAER; this comes from the exons ATGTCGGCGTCGAGTAGGGGAGCTGCTCTCCTTAGGA GCCAACAACGGTCCATCTGCCTACAATGCCGCAACCAAACCCGAGTACTTGCGCCCGCCGGCGTCACCAGCGCACCTAGACGTTTCTACTCCGCCGAGGCctctgccactgccactgccactgccactgccacgaCCACAACAACACTACCCCCTCCTCACCCGCCCGTCACCACATCAACAGGCACCCACGCCGCCACCTCGACCTCGTCGCAAATCTACCGCATCAAGTCGGGCGTGATCCTGACCCGCCCCCCGCTGCTGACGCGCGACCTCACCCCCTTTGAAGAATCCTTTTACTTTTACCAGAAGCGCCTCAACGAGCGGCTGACGGCCCCCTTCCGCAAGGACTTTTACTTCAAGAAGGACACGGCCGCCGACCTGGACTGGCGCATCAAGCTGAAGGAGCGCCACGGCGTGCCCGCCAAGGACATTGGTCGGTACAACCCGCGCGGCCGGATGGCGTGGAACGACGAGGTGCTGGTGGGGTCGCAGACGTCGTCGAGAAAGCACATGGTGGAGAAATTGCTTGCCGACGCGGAGATGCGCGTGTcggaggatggcgaggagatCCCCGCCGAGGACCGGGTCCCCGTCGAGAAGCCGATGCCGAGACGGACGGAGGCGGATGAGAAAGGGGATGTCAAGCGGTTGGATCGCGCGCTGGACAAGACGCTTTATCTGGTAGTCAAAAAGAAGGCGGAcaaggaaggcgaggaggCCAAGTGGATGTTCCCTACGGGCGTGGTGCCTACGGATGAGGGGTTGCATGAG ACCGCAGCCCGCATCCTCGCCGAGTCCGCAGGCGTCAACATGAACACGTGGATCGTCGGCCGCGTGCCCGTAGCCCACCACGTCGTCCGCCCCGTCTTCGGCCAGAAGGACGGCGCCCTGCtcaagaagggcgagaagatcttcttcctcaagGGCCGCATCATGGCCGGCCAGGCCGACCTGACCGACAACCTGCATGATCTGGTCGACTTCAAGTGGCTCACGCAGGAGGAGCTGCGCAGCACGTTGGCGGAGGAGTACTTCCACAGCGTCAAGGGCATGTTTGCTGAGAGGtga